One window of Mesoplodon densirostris isolate mMesDen1 chromosome 15, mMesDen1 primary haplotype, whole genome shotgun sequence genomic DNA carries:
- the LOC132502476 gene encoding LOW QUALITY PROTEIN: BCL2/adenovirus E1B 19 kDa protein-interacting protein 3-like (The sequence of the model RefSeq protein was modified relative to this genomic sequence to represent the inferred CDS: inserted 2 bases in 1 codon; substituted 1 base at 1 genomic stop codon) has translation MDKKYGEEGEKANKITKIHNMSSSSLRETRIKLDATLYPSDCLQNVKPDNMRCWKGSGKEELAYSTSGSENEYNCFDVKLPISKPDQLTRVSGILGFQEENLQGSWVGLHLSNGNGAQLPASVSVCSYDVDQMLLDAQHEPRXCHPQSVHCDDPQDTSXVSELDTHSVGGKTALSPKKIISREEIESLLKKNSDWTGDWSSRSENIPPAPASKKLPLNIFKHQTKHTASLGRRNTCLRKKGDIFTEEFLSVFLPSLLLSRHWPVAWGSYWKASGHQCLLMETWTLAVAHGGDCLLEATLNSAIYSLRSRN, from the exons ATGGACAAAAAATacggagaggaaggagaaaaggcaaaCAAAATCACCAAAATTCACAACATGTCCTCCTCCTCACTAAGAGAAACTCGAATTAAATTAGATGCCACATTATATCCCTCTGATTGTCTACAAAACGTCAAACCGGACAATATGAGATGTTGGAAAGGAAGTGGAAAAGAGGAACTTGCATATTCTACTAGTGGGAGTGAAAATGAATACAACTGTTTTGATGTCAAATTACCAATATCCA AGCCTGACCAGCTCACCAGAGTCTCAGGTATCCTGGGGTTCCAAGAAGAGAACCTGCAGGGCTCTTGGGTGGGACTGCACCTCAGCAATGGGAACGGAGCACAGCTCC caGCCTCAGTTTCTGTTTGCAGTTATGACGTGGATCAAATGCTACTGGACGCCCAGCATGAACCTAGATGATGTCACCCCCAGAGTGTCCACTGTGATGACCCACAAGATACTAG AGTTTCTGAACTAGACACCCACAGTGTTGGAGGAAAAACAGCCCTCAGCCCGAAGAAGATTATATCAAGAGAAGAAATTGAAAGCCTTTTGAAGAAAAACTCAGATTGGACAGGGGATTGGTCAAGTCGGTCTGAAAacatcccccccgcccccgcctccaaAAAACTGCCTTTAAACATCTTTAAACACCAAACAAAGCACACAGCCTCTCTCGGCAGGAGGAACACGTGTCTTAGGAAGAAAGGGGACATTTTCACAGAAGAATTTCTAAGCGTTTTCCTTCCATCTCTGCTGCTCTCACGTCACTGGCCAGTGGCTTGGGGATCGTATTGGAAAGCATCTGGCCACCAGTGTCTTTTGATGGAGACTTGGACTCTGGCTGTTGCACACGGTGGAGATTGTCTACTAGAGGCTACACTGAACTCTGCTATTTATTCTTTGCGAAGCAGGAACTAG